A stretch of Kaistella flava (ex Peng et al. 2021) DNA encodes these proteins:
- a CDS encoding ferrous iron transport protein A, whose translation MELSQNLGILKKDQVAVITGLSPNCSREVRQRLLDLGFVRGSEISVQNISPLKNPIAYNIHDTLISLRNEDAANVLIEVKE comes from the coding sequence ATGGAATTAAGTCAAAATTTAGGAATATTAAAGAAAGATCAGGTTGCTGTAATTACGGGATTATCTCCCAACTGCAGCCGCGAAGTACGACAGCGATTGCTGGATTTGGGCTTCGTTCGTGGGTCAGAAATTAGTGTTCAAAATATCAGTCCGCTCAAAAATCCTATCGCCTACAATATTCACGACACCTTGATTTCTCTAAGAAATGAAGATGCTGCCAATGTTTTAATAGAAGTAAAAGAATAG
- a CDS encoding universal stress protein, with protein MKTEIKTILIPIDFTEKSKNALKVAAKMAQRHQAKLIISHTVHIYYMISRSGKQVIGSETVQENTNRATEKLDKLRISLLEKFNIEVETRLCSQNIIDSINDSVESDQIDLVVMGTSGQQKMKQLILGSNSYNVLLHANCSVLLIPEKFKKTSFKKILFPIRVKDELDQKADLSILLANKNDGNINLLGVGDPDRMIEVRKSYIEMKKNLMLKSTDYESEFLLSHDNAEIIAQVAKDKKCDIILLADEDEHSWKSFMADNFFKKMINGTTIPLFIVKSKLKKIKNKTEAVSGYDLTIPALG; from the coding sequence ATGAAAACCGAAATAAAAACCATATTAATACCGATTGATTTTACCGAGAAATCAAAGAATGCTCTGAAGGTTGCAGCGAAAATGGCACAACGTCATCAGGCAAAATTAATCATTTCTCATACGGTTCATATCTATTATATGATCAGTCGCAGCGGGAAACAAGTGATTGGTTCAGAAACAGTTCAGGAAAATACAAATCGCGCCACTGAAAAATTAGATAAGTTGAGAATTTCTCTTCTTGAGAAATTTAATATCGAGGTTGAAACCAGATTGTGCAGTCAGAATATTATTGACAGTATTAATGATTCTGTGGAATCTGATCAGATCGATTTAGTCGTGATGGGAACTTCGGGACAACAAAAGATGAAGCAGTTGATCTTAGGTTCTAATTCTTATAATGTTCTATTACACGCCAATTGTTCGGTGCTTTTGATTCCGGAAAAATTTAAAAAAACGTCTTTTAAGAAAATTCTTTTCCCAATTCGTGTGAAAGATGAACTTGATCAGAAGGCAGATCTTTCTATTTTATTGGCGAATAAAAACGATGGTAATATTAACCTTTTGGGAGTTGGAGATCCTGACCGAATGATTGAGGTAAGAAAATCTTATATCGAAATGAAGAAAAACCTAATGCTAAAGTCAACAGATTATGAGTCAGAATTTCTTCTGTCTCATGACAACGCAGAAATTATCGCCCAAGTTGCAAAAGATAAAAAATGTGATATTATTCTGTTGGCCGACGAGGATGAGCATTCGTGGAAATCGTTTATGGCTGATAATTTCTTCAAAAAAATGATTAATGGAACTACTATTCCTTTGTTCATCGTAAAGTCAAAATTAAAGAAAATCAAAAATAAAACAGAAGCAGTTTCCGGTTATGATTTAACCATTCCTGCTCTGGGATAA
- the feoB gene encoding ferrous iron transport protein B, with protein sequence MKTACDTCELNPSAELKKMGISAGDSDYTIALAGNPNTGKSTVFNALTGLKQHTGNWPGKTVVRAEGSFSYQSNKYKIVDLPGTYSLLSTSEDEEVARDFVLFAQPDVTVVVVDASRLQRNLSLVLQILEITNKVVLCLNLMDEARRHQISIDVRTLSKDLGIPVVQTSARSKEGIPELLAAIKQVADGTFQVSKNTSFQLNSKSGKAVSEIEGLLTELDPTLPNTNWIAIRLIEDDESIVKALQEGRLSQEINSDNLLETLIVAKQFRENLGDEYRNDLVESIYAKSAQLVKDSVSSDKTKRSFRVDRAIDHIVTHRIWGFPIMFLLLGIILWITIVGSNYPSQMLSSLLLDTIHPLLKTGAVNLNFPWWLSGFLVDGVYLGTAWVIAVMLPPMAIFFPLFTLLEDFGYLPRVAFNLDRIFKKSGAHGKQALTMSMGFGCNAAGVVATRIINSPREKLIAIITNNFSLCNGRWPTQIIIATIFLGVLVPSQWAGTVSMLAVIGIAILGIAFTFFTSWLLSKTLLKGESSFFTLELPPYRPPNVLQTVYTSLIDRTLIVLWRAIVFAAPAGAVIWLISNIMIGNQSIALWMINGLDPFGMFIGLNGVIILAYIVAIPANEIVIPTILMLTTLTIGNTALGAGAGVMFEGSDSEIANLLHAGGWTTLTAVNLMLFSLLHNPCSTTIYTIYKETNSRKWTFVATILPVIYGLVVCFMVAQIWHFLE encoded by the coding sequence ATGAAAACAGCGTGTGATACTTGTGAACTGAACCCGAGCGCCGAACTCAAAAAAATGGGTATTTCTGCGGGCGATTCAGATTATACGATTGCTTTGGCAGGAAATCCAAACACGGGAAAAAGTACTGTTTTTAATGCATTGACCGGTTTAAAGCAACATACCGGAAACTGGCCTGGCAAAACAGTTGTCCGTGCAGAAGGAAGTTTTTCTTATCAGAGTAACAAATATAAAATCGTAGATCTTCCGGGAACGTATTCCCTTTTATCAACTTCCGAAGATGAAGAAGTTGCCAGAGATTTTGTTTTATTTGCACAACCCGATGTTACCGTCGTGGTCGTTGATGCAAGTCGTCTTCAAAGAAATTTAAGTCTGGTTTTACAAATTTTAGAAATCACCAATAAAGTGGTTCTTTGTTTAAACTTAATGGATGAAGCCCGTCGCCATCAAATCTCAATTGATGTAAGAACTTTATCTAAAGATTTGGGAATTCCGGTGGTACAAACCAGTGCACGTTCTAAAGAAGGAATTCCAGAATTGTTAGCAGCGATTAAACAAGTTGCCGACGGAACTTTCCAAGTAAGCAAAAACACTTCTTTTCAGTTAAATTCTAAAAGTGGAAAAGCAGTTTCTGAAATCGAAGGTTTATTAACTGAATTAGATCCTACTTTACCCAATACCAATTGGATTGCGATTCGCTTAATCGAGGATGATGAAAGTATTGTGAAGGCTTTACAAGAAGGCAGACTTTCTCAGGAAATCAATTCTGATAATTTACTGGAAACATTAATTGTAGCAAAACAATTCCGTGAAAACCTGGGCGATGAATACCGCAATGATTTGGTAGAAAGCATTTATGCGAAATCGGCCCAATTGGTTAAGGATTCAGTTTCCTCCGATAAAACAAAACGTTCCTTTCGTGTGGACAGAGCCATTGATCATATTGTGACGCATCGAATTTGGGGCTTTCCAATCATGTTCTTATTATTAGGAATTATCCTTTGGATCACGATTGTCGGATCCAATTATCCGTCGCAAATGCTGTCGTCTTTATTATTAGATACGATTCATCCACTATTAAAAACGGGCGCAGTTAACTTGAATTTTCCCTGGTGGTTAAGTGGTTTCCTGGTCGATGGAGTTTATCTGGGAACAGCCTGGGTCATTGCAGTGATGTTGCCACCAATGGCAATTTTCTTTCCTTTATTTACTTTGCTGGAAGACTTTGGATATTTACCAAGAGTAGCTTTTAATCTCGATAGAATATTTAAAAAATCGGGAGCTCACGGAAAACAGGCGTTAACAATGAGTATGGGTTTTGGTTGTAATGCTGCCGGAGTGGTCGCTACCAGAATCATTAACAGTCCAAGAGAAAAACTGATTGCCATTATTACCAATAATTTCTCACTGTGTAATGGAAGATGGCCGACTCAGATTATTATTGCAACCATATTTCTGGGCGTTCTGGTTCCGAGTCAATGGGCAGGAACTGTTTCGATGTTAGCCGTTATCGGAATTGCTATTTTAGGAATTGCCTTTACTTTTTTCACGTCCTGGCTTTTATCGAAAACATTATTAAAAGGAGAATCATCTTTCTTTACTTTAGAACTTCCACCTTACCGACCACCGAATGTTTTACAAACGGTTTACACTTCATTAATCGACCGAACTTTAATCGTATTGTGGAGAGCAATCGTTTTTGCAGCACCGGCCGGAGCAGTGATCTGGCTCATCTCCAATATTATGATTGGCAATCAAAGTATTGCTTTATGGATGATTAATGGATTAGATCCGTTCGGAATGTTCATTGGTTTAAATGGAGTGATTATCTTAGCCTATATCGTTGCAATTCCAGCAAACGAAATTGTAATTCCAACGATTCTGATGCTGACCACTTTAACGATTGGAAACACCGCTTTAGGAGCTGGTGCAGGCGTCATGTTTGAAGGAAGTGATTCAGAAATCGCCAATTTATTACACGCAGGTGGTTGGACAACACTCACTGCGGTTAATCTGATGCTGTTCAGTTTACTTCACAATCCTTGCAGTACTACGATTTATACCATCTACAAAGAAACCAACAGTCGCAAATGGACTTTCGTGGCAACGATACTTCCGGTTATTTATGGATTGGTTGTTTGTTTTATGGTTGCTCAGATTTGGCACTTTTTAGAATAA
- a CDS encoding alanine racemase produces MSFITLHSTKLRHNYKVLNQVFAQNKIEWAIVAKLLCGNEKFLQILLNLSDKEICDSRLSNLKTIKKLSPETQTIYIKPPAKRLAKSIVEFADVSFNTEIATLEALSEEAVKQNKIHRVVLMVEMGELREGIMALNLMQFYDEVLALPNIEVVGLGTNLNCLNGILPDEKKLYKLNRFKEIIEENSGEKIPYISGGSSVTIPLIFKNEIPFGINHFRVGETLFFGTNVYEDSLITGMYQDVFTLTAEIIEMQQKPNIPSGTAGTNLTGETPTFSEQERGKSSLRAIVDVGLLDIDHKDISAMIPGIEIIGASSDMLILDLGENSENLEVGDTIDFSMNYMAVLRAMNSDYVDKKVDGEMIPLLNTANEYLCLN; encoded by the coding sequence ATGTCTTTTATTACTTTACATTCTACAAAACTCCGTCATAACTATAAAGTTCTTAATCAGGTTTTTGCCCAAAATAAAATTGAATGGGCCATCGTTGCCAAACTGTTATGTGGCAATGAGAAATTCTTACAGATTTTGCTAAACTTATCTGACAAAGAAATTTGTGATTCGAGATTGAGCAATTTGAAAACCATCAAAAAATTGTCTCCAGAAACGCAAACCATTTATATAAAACCGCCAGCAAAGCGTTTGGCTAAAAGTATTGTTGAATTTGCTGACGTTAGTTTCAATACCGAAATCGCAACTTTGGAAGCTCTTTCTGAAGAAGCGGTGAAACAAAATAAAATCCATAGAGTAGTGCTCATGGTCGAAATGGGCGAGTTGCGCGAAGGAATTATGGCGCTTAATTTAATGCAATTTTATGATGAGGTTCTCGCTTTACCGAATATTGAAGTGGTCGGATTAGGAACGAATTTAAATTGTTTAAACGGAATTTTACCCGATGAAAAGAAACTTTATAAACTCAATCGTTTTAAAGAAATTATCGAGGAGAATTCTGGCGAGAAGATTCCCTATATTTCTGGCGGTTCTTCGGTAACGATTCCTTTAATTTTTAAAAATGAAATTCCGTTTGGAATCAACCATTTCCGAGTTGGCGAAACCTTGTTTTTTGGAACTAATGTTTACGAAGATTCCTTAATTACAGGAATGTATCAGGACGTTTTCACGCTTACTGCAGAGATTATCGAAATGCAGCAAAAACCTAATATTCCGTCGGGAACAGCAGGTACCAATCTTACGGGAGAAACACCTACTTTTTCTGAACAAGAAAGAGGGAAATCATCACTTCGAGCCATCGTAGATGTTGGATTATTGGATATTGATCACAAAGATATTTCAGCAATGATTCCCGGAATTGAAATTATTGGAGCCAGTTCTGATATGCTAATTTTGGACTTAGGAGAAAATTCTGAAAACCTGGAAGTTGGTGATACAATTGATTTCAGCATGAATTATATGGCCGTTCTTCGAGCGATGAATTCTGATTATGTCGACAAAAAAGTGGATGGTGAAATGATACCTTTACTAAATACAGCGAACGAATATCTTTGCTTAAATTAA
- a CDS encoding tRNA methyl transferase PRC-barrel domain-containing protein — MTHKGQTVEIPATSPLYKREAPDFLSKKEELIWRSPKIDYSLFDGFLVGEHSGVEHFKIGQRKGIKVGGKKEPLYVINIDEIDNRLFVGAGENHPGLWTNVLSFSENDFQWNQEISFNANERETGITVEVLSSVFEEKVSAKLYFFDQTAFLEFEQPTLIIVKENPICIYYKNTIIAENNK, encoded by the coding sequence ATGACCCACAAAGGACAAACTGTTGAAATCCCAGCAACGTCTCCTCTTTATAAAAGAGAAGCTCCTGATTTTCTTTCTAAAAAAGAAGAGTTGATTTGGAGGTCGCCAAAGATAGATTATTCTTTATTCGATGGCTTTTTGGTGGGTGAACATTCGGGGGTTGAACATTTCAAAATCGGTCAAAGAAAAGGTATTAAAGTAGGCGGAAAAAAAGAACCACTTTACGTTATTAATATTGATGAAATTGATAACCGACTTTTTGTAGGAGCAGGTGAAAATCATCCTGGACTTTGGACGAATGTATTGTCTTTTTCAGAAAATGATTTTCAGTGGAATCAGGAAATCTCTTTTAATGCTAATGAAAGAGAAACCGGAATCACCGTTGAGGTATTATCTTCTGTATTTGAAGAGAAGGTATCTGCAAAACTCTATTTTTTTGATCAGACCGCTTTCTTAGAATTCGAACAACCCACTTTAATAATAGTAAAAGAAAACCCAATCTGTATTTACTATAAAAATACAATTATCGCAGAAAACAATAAATAA
- a CDS encoding GNAT family N-acetyltransferase encodes MIKINTYSEQNVANQEIKEEVINFLFESLDQYGDPKKDIEKCIDYAFGENHKPGGMVITAIDSETQKIVGAVIINKTGMNGYIPENILVYIATDKNMRGKGVGKQLMQTAINLSDGDMALHCEPDNPAKYLYEKLGFTSKYFEMRLKK; translated from the coding sequence ATGATAAAAATAAATACCTATTCAGAACAAAATGTAGCGAACCAAGAAATCAAAGAAGAAGTCATTAATTTCTTGTTTGAAAGTCTTGACCAGTATGGTGATCCGAAGAAAGATATCGAAAAATGTATCGATTACGCTTTTGGTGAAAACCATAAACCTGGTGGAATGGTCATCACCGCCATCGATTCTGAAACTCAGAAAATAGTGGGCGCGGTCATCATTAATAAAACCGGAATGAACGGATATATTCCTGAAAATATCTTGGTCTACATTGCGACCGATAAAAATATGCGTGGAAAAGGAGTCGGAAAACAATTGATGCAAACCGCAATTAATCTGTCGGATGGCGATATGGCGTTACATTGTGAGCCTGATAATCCTGCCAAATATTTATATGAAAAACTGGGCTTTACCAGCAAATATTTCGAGATGAGATTAAAAAAATAA
- a CDS encoding AraC family transcriptional regulator, which yields MADSLINLVTINSLKRPFSFDGEFVFLTPSDLIAVFNAQNSFKTKFYTLLIVESGSGNLMIDHEVHELQKGRVFFVNYNQVFRFADVEDFKGEAVLFTRSFYNLIYTGNRKIKNDTAFSDLPSFMDFSKNDLANFKTGVSDMKREFATPALLSKEIICLLLKASMLKYIRKTDNPNYSDFKTNRKNSYIEDFKHLVEVHFKELKRTSDYSQKLTISANYLNALIKEKLDISAENYIQNRVILEAERLLLNTDLSVTEISFELGFSDKSHFGKYFKKNTQNSPNNFRKKFRIENNTF from the coding sequence ATGGCCGATTCATTGATCAATTTAGTGACGATTAATTCTTTAAAACGCCCTTTCTCTTTTGACGGTGAGTTTGTGTTTTTAACTCCTTCAGATTTAATTGCCGTATTTAACGCTCAGAATTCTTTCAAAACAAAATTCTATACTTTATTAATCGTAGAAAGCGGTTCGGGGAATTTAATGATCGATCACGAAGTTCATGAACTCCAAAAAGGCAGAGTCTTTTTCGTGAATTATAACCAGGTTTTTCGGTTCGCAGATGTGGAAGATTTTAAGGGAGAAGCGGTACTTTTTACCCGATCATTTTATAATTTAATTTATACCGGAAACCGGAAAATAAAGAACGATACGGCTTTTTCAGATTTGCCATCTTTTATGGATTTTTCTAAAAATGATCTCGCTAATTTTAAAACAGGAGTTTCAGATATGAAAAGAGAGTTTGCCACGCCTGCTCTTTTAAGCAAAGAAATTATTTGTTTATTACTAAAAGCATCGATGCTTAAATATATTCGAAAAACTGACAATCCGAATTACAGTGATTTTAAAACAAACCGCAAAAATTCTTATATCGAAGATTTTAAACATCTGGTAGAAGTTCATTTTAAAGAACTGAAAAGAACCTCTGATTATTCCCAAAAGTTGACGATTTCAGCCAACTACTTAAATGCTTTAATTAAAGAAAAGTTAGATATCTCGGCAGAAAACTATATTCAAAATCGCGTGATTCTGGAGGCGGAACGATTGTTGTTGAATACTGATTTGTCAGTTACAGAAATTTCATTTGAACTCGGTTTTTCAGATAAGTCTCACTTTGGAAAATACTTTAAAAAAAATACTCAGAATAGTCCTAATAATTTTAGAAAAAAGTTTCGAATAGAGAACAATACTTTTTAA
- a CDS encoding DUF4256 domain-containing protein, with translation MTTKNNYHDLLQILQHRFESNMNRHSNLNWDDILNKLNKNPEKLESLLQMEESGGEPDVVGLDEKSGEYLFYDCAAESPKGRRSFCYDKEALDKRKENKPKNNAVDAAKSMGIEILNEEEYRELQTLGTFDNKTSSWLKTPENIRKLGGAIFADFRFDTIFIYHNGAESYYAGRGFRGVLRV, from the coding sequence ATGACTACAAAAAATAATTACCACGATCTTCTCCAAATTCTACAACACCGATTTGAATCAAATATGAACCGTCATTCAAATTTAAATTGGGATGACATCCTGAACAAACTCAATAAAAATCCAGAAAAATTAGAATCATTACTTCAAATGGAAGAAAGTGGTGGCGAACCTGATGTGGTTGGTTTAGATGAGAAATCTGGAGAATATCTTTTCTACGATTGTGCTGCCGAAAGTCCGAAAGGTCGCAGAAGTTTCTGTTATGATAAAGAGGCGCTCGATAAAAGAAAGGAAAACAAACCTAAAAACAATGCCGTAGATGCTGCAAAATCAATGGGCATCGAAATCTTGAATGAAGAAGAATACCGCGAATTACAAACACTCGGAACGTTTGATAACAAGACTTCGAGTTGGCTGAAAACGCCGGAAAACATCAGAAAATTGGGCGGTGCTATTTTTGCTGATTTTCGATTTGATACCATTTTTATTTACCACAACGGCGCAGAATCCTATTATGCTGGGCGAGGATTTCGTGGAGTTTTGAGAGTTTAA
- a CDS encoding endonuclease codes for MKLKLSFLASIISFFVYAQSAPAYYSSINFNKTKNELKNDLAALITATHTKTISYSELQTLMKTSDVDPENPANLLLIYGSQASGTHQRSRPIGGSWNREHVYAKSQGTPNLGTSGPGADGHHLRPADVSLNSSRGHLSFDDGVGPLAGKTARGGWYPGDEWKGDVARILMYMYVRYNSRCLPLNITMNPSTYSADFPDILLKWNIEDPVSAFEMQRQNVVANTQKNRNPFIDNPYLATVIWGGPDAQNTWPDTFNGGGSSGDTEAPSTPMNLAVSGVSSSSVSLTWTASTDNVAVSGYDIYVNNVFKSTAFTTNATVTGLNPATTYSFYIVAKDASGNKSANSAAVEATTETGTGTDPGTGTTCGTEDFENVVSTGGTPPASSYGDRTWSGNGIVWTATFARTDKQIYIDGDANKAICIKKGNLKSSVISGGIGTLTVKTYLPFADSAGNYTLKINGVVKGLIPYSKTAKTQTIENINVEGNVVIELIDTTTSNRVSFDNLSWTCYTSMGTDATEIKNQKINIYPNPVKNNEFFISGIDKNETVKVYSLNGQLLQTINNVNDKEKVNLNQLPKGVYFVTTKTQSAKIIVD; via the coding sequence ATGAAACTAAAACTATCTTTTTTAGCAAGTATCATTTCATTTTTCGTTTATGCTCAATCCGCACCGGCGTATTACTCGAGCATCAATTTTAATAAAACGAAAAACGAACTGAAGAATGACTTGGCAGCATTAATTACAGCAACTCACACGAAAACCATTTCGTACAGTGAATTGCAAACGCTAATGAAAACAAGTGATGTAGATCCTGAAAATCCAGCGAATTTACTATTGATTTATGGTTCACAAGCTTCGGGAACTCATCAGAGAAGCCGCCCAATCGGCGGGTCTTGGAACCGTGAGCACGTTTATGCAAAATCACAGGGAACACCAAACTTAGGGACTTCCGGTCCAGGAGCAGATGGTCACCACCTTCGTCCGGCAGATGTTTCTTTGAACAGCAGCAGAGGACATTTATCTTTTGATGATGGAGTAGGACCATTGGCAGGAAAGACTGCTCGTGGTGGTTGGTATCCTGGTGATGAGTGGAAAGGGGATGTTGCAAGAATCCTAATGTACATGTATGTAAGATACAACAGCAGATGTTTGCCATTGAATATTACAATGAATCCAAGTACCTATTCTGCTGATTTTCCAGATATTTTATTAAAATGGAATATTGAAGATCCAGTTTCAGCTTTTGAAATGCAAAGACAGAATGTGGTAGCAAACACCCAGAAAAACAGAAATCCTTTTATCGACAATCCTTATTTGGCAACGGTAATTTGGGGTGGACCAGATGCTCAAAATACATGGCCAGATACCTTCAATGGTGGCGGAAGTTCAGGTGATACAGAAGCACCATCAACTCCGATGAATCTTGCGGTTTCAGGTGTAAGCTCTTCAAGTGTTTCTTTAACCTGGACGGCTTCTACCGATAATGTTGCGGTAAGCGGATATGATATTTATGTGAATAACGTATTTAAATCAACAGCATTTACTACCAACGCAACAGTAACTGGATTAAATCCTGCAACAACTTATTCATTCTATATCGTAGCGAAAGATGCTTCTGGTAACAAATCTGCAAATAGTGCAGCGGTTGAAGCAACTACTGAAACGGGTACAGGAACCGACCCAGGAACTGGAACAACTTGTGGAACAGAAGATTTTGAAAATGTAGTATCAACAGGAGGTACGCCGCCAGCTTCTTCATATGGTGATAGAACTTGGTCAGGTAACGGTATTGTTTGGACGGCTACTTTTGCCAGAACTGACAAACAAATTTATATTGATGGTGATGCTAACAAAGCAATTTGTATTAAAAAAGGGAACTTAAAATCGTCTGTAATTTCAGGTGGTATTGGGACTTTGACTGTTAAAACTTACCTTCCGTTTGCTGATTCTGCAGGAAATTACACTTTGAAAATTAATGGTGTTGTGAAAGGTTTGATTCCTTATTCTAAAACGGCAAAAACCCAAACGATTGAGAACATCAATGTGGAAGGAAATGTAGTAATTGAATTGATTGATACAACCACCAGCAATAGAGTTTCTTTCGATAACCTTTCCTGGACTTGCTATACTTCAATGGGAACTGATGCAACAGAAATCAAAAACCAGAAAATCAATATTTATCCAAACCCTGTAAAAAACAACGAGTTTTTCATCAGTGGAATTGATAAAAATGAAACGGTAAAAGTGTACAGTTTGAATGGACAGTTATTGCAAACAATCAATAATGTGAATGATAAAGAAAAAGTGAATCTTAATCAATTACCAAAAGGTGTTTATTTTGTGACTACTAAAACACAGTCTGCTAAAATTATTGTTGACTAA